A stretch of the Candidatus Baltobacteraceae bacterium genome encodes the following:
- a CDS encoding ComEC/Rec2 family competence protein, translated as VREGVTLTIATQLGTWPLTAAIFNTFSPYAVLANLAVVPAVGATMLLGFVQLLLSPVAPLAQGVANINAWLFAWMTASVHAVASLPGSSIPVTPAPSWAIACYEAAVVGGASLWRMGRRRAALSALALAAIAVIAPPRVPDHRLRVTVLDVGQADSIVIQTPGGHALLVDGGGRLERGAPRPGDSSAERIGERVVVPFLLRSGIHHLDALLLSHPHGDHVGGCAPVLRKIRVAEIADSGQVYGGHAYHDCLDTAAAERVPIVYPRAGTVWRTDDGVTLTFIGPSLPFIAGKNAINDNSIAFMLEYRHFRMLFTGDAGVAAEQRFLNEGVNLHAEVLKVGHHGSAYSSSPTFIAAVNPRYAIVSVGRHNLFGHPAPSTIETLENAGARIYRTDEDAAATVTTNGTTVQLETMRDMWLQAYSSSR; from the coding sequence GCGTCCGCGAAGGCGTTACGCTCACGATCGCGACGCAGTTGGGAACGTGGCCGTTGACGGCGGCAATCTTCAACACGTTCTCGCCTTACGCGGTGCTGGCGAACCTGGCGGTCGTACCCGCCGTCGGTGCGACGATGCTCCTCGGCTTCGTTCAACTTCTTTTAAGCCCGGTAGCGCCGCTCGCACAGGGCGTTGCCAATATCAACGCTTGGCTCTTTGCGTGGATGACCGCAAGCGTGCACGCCGTAGCGTCGCTTCCGGGTTCGTCGATTCCAGTCACTCCCGCGCCGTCGTGGGCGATCGCATGCTACGAAGCGGCGGTGGTCGGCGGCGCCTCGCTCTGGCGAATGGGCCGGCGACGCGCCGCACTATCGGCACTCGCGCTGGCGGCAATCGCCGTGATCGCGCCGCCGCGCGTGCCGGATCATCGGTTGCGCGTAACGGTCCTCGATGTCGGCCAGGCCGATTCGATCGTCATTCAAACGCCGGGCGGCCACGCGTTACTCGTGGACGGGGGCGGCCGCCTCGAACGCGGCGCGCCGCGCCCGGGAGACTCCAGCGCCGAGCGCATCGGCGAGCGCGTGGTCGTTCCGTTTCTACTCCGCAGCGGCATCCACCATCTCGACGCGCTCCTTCTATCGCATCCGCACGGCGATCACGTTGGGGGATGCGCCCCCGTGTTGCGCAAGATCCGCGTCGCCGAGATTGCCGACAGCGGACAAGTGTACGGCGGACACGCGTACCACGACTGCCTCGATACGGCTGCCGCGGAGCGCGTTCCGATCGTCTATCCGCGTGCGGGCACGGTATGGCGTACCGACGATGGCGTGACGCTGACGTTTATCGGGCCATCGTTGCCATTCATCGCCGGGAAGAATGCCATCAACGACAACTCGATCGCGTTTATGCTAGAGTACCGGCACTTCCGCATGCTGTTCACAGGCGACGCCGGCGTTGCAGCAGAGCAGCGTTTCTTAAACGAGGGTGTTAACCTTCATGCAGAGGTATTGAAAGTCGGGCATCACGGCAGCGCTTACAGCTCATCACCTACATTCATCGCGGCCGTCAACCCACGATACGCGATTGTTTCGGTCGGCCGGCACAATCTCTTCGGCCACCCGGCGCCCTCAACGATAGAGACGCTTGAGAACGCAGGCGCTCGCATCTATCGAACGGATGAAGATGCGGCTGCGACGGTTACTACAAATGGAACAACCGTGCAACTTGAAACGATGCGTGATATGTGGCTGCAGGCCTATTCCTCGTCAAGGTGA